One genomic window of Punica granatum isolate Tunisia-2019 chromosome 1, ASM765513v2, whole genome shotgun sequence includes the following:
- the LOC116193195 gene encoding benzyl alcohol O-benzoyltransferase: MASSELVFKVRRSEPELIRPARPTPHEFRRLSDIDDQESLRFQIPTIYFYRCDPKMGGRDPVEAVRDGLARALVYYYPFAGRLRETEGRKLVVECTGEGVMFIEADVDLRLEQFGDALQPPFPCLEELLFDVPGSGGVLDSPLLLIQVTRLKCGGFIVAVRLNHTMSDASGLSQFLNAVAEMAREATRPSVLPVWQRELLDARNSPRATFPHREYDVVADTKGTIIPLDDMTHRSFFFGRAEIAAIRQCVPEQLRSCSTFEVLTACLWQCRTIALQPDPEEEMRVICIVNARAKFNPPLPAGYYGNAFAFPVALATAAKICGNPLGYSLELVRKAKADVNGEYMRSVADLMVTTGRRHFTVVRTYLVSDVTRAGFGEVDFGWGKPVYGGPAKGGVGAIPGVASFYIPFRNHEGEDGIVVPICLPGPAMERFVEALDHILKGRKVANVSKPAFVLSAL, encoded by the exons ATGGCAAGTAGTGAATTAGTGTTCAAGGTCCGGAGAAGCGAGCCCGAGCTTATCCGTCCAGCCAGGCCGACTCCCCACGAGTTCAGGAGGCTCTCCGACATCGATGACCAGGAGAGCCTCCGGTTCCAGATCCCGACCATTTACTTCTACCGCTGTGATCCTAAAATGGGGGGGAGGGACCCCGTGGAGGCCGTGAGGGACGGGCTGGCTCGGGCCCTGGTGTACTACTACCCGTTTGCCGGGAGGCTGAGGGAGACTGAGGGGAGGAAGCTTGTTGTGGAGTGTACCGGGGAGGGGGTGATGTTCATAGAAGCTGACGTGGACCTCCGGCTGGAGCAGTTCGGGGATGCCCTCCAGCCTCCCTTCCCCTGCCTGGAGGAGCTCCTCTTCGACGTCCCGGGCTCCGGAGGGGTGCTTGATTCACCCCTACTTCTCATTCAG GTGACACGGCTTAAGTGCGGGGGCTTCATCGTTGCGGTCCGCCTCAACCACACCATGAGCGACGCCAGTGGGCTCAGCCAGTTCCTGAATGCGGTCGCGGAAATGGCAAGGGAAGCGACCCGTCCTTCGGTCCTCCCAGTGTGGCAGAGAGAGCTCCTGGATGCCAGGAACTCTCCCCGGGCCACGTTCCCCCACCGCGAGTATGACGTGGTGGCCGACACCAAAGGCACTATCATCCCTCTGGATGACATGACCCACAGGTCCTTCTTCTTTGGCCGTGCTGAGATTGCTGCCATCCGCCAATGCGTCCCCGAGCAGCTTCGGTCATGCTCCACGTTCGAGGTGCTCACCGCCTGCCTCTGGCAGTGCCGCACCATTGCCCTCCAGCCCGACCCGGAGGAGGAGATGCGCGTGATCTGCATTGTAAATGCACGCGCCAAGTTCAACCCTCCCCTGCCAGCGGGTTACTATGGGAATGCCTTCGCCTTCCCGGTGGCACTGGCAACCGCCGCCAAGATCTGCGGGAACCCACTGGGATACTCATTGGAGCTGGTGAGGAAGGCCAAGGCGGACGTGAACGGGGAGTACATGAGGTCTGTCGCGGACCTCATGGTAACCACAGGAAGGCGACACTTCACGGTGGTGCGAACCTACCTGGTTTCGGATGTGACTAGGGCCGGGTTCGGAGAGGTGGACTTTGGGTGGGGGAAGCCAGTATATGGTGGGCCTGCAAAGGGGGGAGTAGGGGCCATCCCAGGGGTGGCGAGCTTCTACATACCATTCCGGAATCATGAGGGAGAAGACGGCATCGTGGTCCCGATCTGCCTGCCGGGCCCGGCCATGGAGAGATTCGTGGAGGCCTTGGACCACATCCTGAAGGGTCGCAAAGTTGCGAATGTTTCCAAGCCCGCCTTTGTTCTATCGGCCCTTTAA
- the LOC116214334 gene encoding 2-alkenal reductase (NADP(+)-dependent) translates to MATVKNKQVVLKRYVEGTPKETDMEVQQSSRSGLTAPKGSSAFLVKNLFLSCDPYMFRRMRQYYGSYIPPFVPGQPIEGFGVARVIDSDDPAFKPGDIVSGTTGWEDYSLIRKHEQLRKIDPHLGVPLSYHLGLLGMPGFTAYAGFYEVCSPKKGETVLVSAASGAVGQLVGQFAKLHGCYVVGSAGSSQKVDLLKNKLGFDEAFNYKDEPDLDAALKRYFPQGIDIYFDNVGGYMLDAALLNMRVNGRIAVCGMVSQHAHSDHRGIHNLYNLISKRITMKGFLQSDYLHLFPRFVEHAVEQYCRGNITYIEDLCEGLDSAPAAFVGLLSGKNVGKQVICVARE, encoded by the exons ATGGCGACTGTGAAGAATAAGCAAGTGGTGCTGAAGAGGTACGTGGAAGGGACGCCCAAGGAGACGGACATGGAGGTGCAGCAGAGCAGCCGCAGCGGTCTCACCGCGCCAAAGGGCTCCTCGGCTTTCCTCGTCAAGAACCTCTTTCTCTCCTGCGACCCTTACATGTTCCGCCGCATGCGGCAGTACTATGGCTCTTACATACCCCCTTTTGTCCCCGGTCAG CCCATCGAAGGGTTCGGCGTGGCCAGAGTTATCGATTCCGATGACCCGGCGTTCAAGCCCGGGGATATCGTCTCGGGGACCACTGGGTGGGAGGACTACAGCTTGATCCGTAAACACGAGCAGCTGAGGAAGATTGACCCGCACCTCGGCGTCCCCCTCTCCTACCATCTCGGCCTCCTAG GAATGCCGGGATTCACAGCATATGCTGGATTCTACGAGGTGTGCTCCCCGAAAAAGGGGGAAACAGTTCTCGTCTCGGCGGCTTCTGGAGCAGTTGGACAGCTTGTCGGCCAATTCGCCAAGTTGCACGGTTGCTATGTAGTCGGGAGTGCCGGTTCGAGCCAGAAG GTTGATTTGTTGAAGAACAAGCTTGGATTCGATGAAGCTTTCAACTACAAAGACGAGCCGGACCTTGATGCAGCTTTAAAAAG GTACTTTCCTCAAGGGATCGACATCTACTTTGACAACGTGGGGGGATACATGCTTGACGCAGCACTTCTCAACATGCGGGTGAACGGGCGAATAGCAGTGTGTGGGATGGTATCACAGCATGCCCACTCCGACCATCGGGGGATTCACAATCTGTACAACCTCATCTCGAAGCGAATAACAATGAAAGGGTTCCTGCAGAGTGACTACCTGCACCTGTTCCCGCGCTTTGTCGAGCACGCCGTGGAACAATACTGCCGAGGAAACATCACTTACATTGAGGACCTCTGTGAGGGATTGGACAGTGCTCCGGCTGCATTTGTCGGTCTCCTTTCCGGGAAGAATGTCGGAAAGCAGGTCATATGTGTAGCCCGTGAATGA
- the LOC116192627 gene encoding uncharacterized protein LOC116192627 → MSAFCNHSQPKGGCKDRDEDLLLFRELHRRDNISLLQPVSNEFEPNYAGSIPIYRIASAKKSSDNEFLADNDKNDYNWLKTPPATPLFPSLEMEPGTAEVVLQRELPIIQPLSRFAGNSKETNQKSLQTKAKVPPRSVAPSQRSSSLLVGFRSNKLVPPLGGMTRLNEERGRRANATPSYNKVPTSNNPKVIGTDSDSKAKPRIRGVSPLVRSSVPSQFPGFSNETPPNLRKDRATSASRGRPATNSKSETEARPVNPRRQSCSPSVTRGRKEPSRASEANTSSSSTKAKSAQIGVNGSLILGSRMVEKMMNARKLGADPKPAPGPPNASGLGRMIKNMDAKRDRIISTHHLGTMASRSTPRGDLTK, encoded by the exons ATGAGTGCTTTCTGCAATCATTCTCAGCCGAAAGGTGGATGCAAGGATAGAGATGAAGACCTCCTTCTGTTCCGGGAGCTGCATAGGCGCGACAACATCAGCCTTCTTCAGCCCGTTTCCAAtgaatttgagcccaactatGCCG GGAGTATTCCAATCTACAGAATTGCTTCAGCCAAGAAGAGTTCTGATAATGAATTCCTGGCCGATAACGACAAGAATGACTACAACTG GTTGAAAACTCCACCTGCGACTCCTCTGTTTCCGTCTCTAGAGATGGAACCGGGCACTGCAGAAGTTGTGTTACAGCGTGAACTGCCGATTATCCAGCCTCTTTCCAGG TTTGCCGGAAACTCCAAGGAAACGAACCAAAAGTCTCTTCAGACCAAAGCTAAGGTCCCTCCACGATCAGTGGCCCCGAGTCAGAGGTCGAGCTCTTTACTGGTTGGTTTCAGAAGCAATAAATTGGTGCCACCATTAGGCGGGATGACTCGGTTGAATGAAGAACGGGGTAGAAGAGCTAATGCAACTCCCAGTTACAATAAGGTTCCCACTTCCAACAATCCCAAAGTCATTGgaacagactctgattccaaAGCGAAGCCAAGAATTAGGGGCGTGTCACCTTTAGTGAGATCGTCGGTTCCATCTCAGTTTCCTGGATTCTCCAATGAAACACCTCCTAATCTGAGGAAAGATCGTGCAACTTCTGCTTCCCGAGGTCGACCTGCCACCAATTCCAAGTCCGAGACCGAAGCACGACCTGTAAATCCGAGGAGGCAATCATGCTCACCTAGTGTGACAAGGGGTCGGAAAGAGCCATCCCGAGCAAGTGAAGCCAAcacatcctcctcctccaccaaGGCCAAATCAGCCCAAATAGGAGTAAATGGGTCGCTGATTTTAGGAAGTCGGATGGTGGAGAAAATGATGAATGCTCGGAAATTGGGAGCCGATCCAAAACCAGCACCTGGCCCGCCGAATGCCTCCGGCCTTGGAAGGATGATAAAAAATATG GATGCCAAACGTGACCGGATCATCAGCACCCATCATCTCGGCACCATGGCTTCAAGGAGCACCCCGCGTGGTGACCTAACCAAGTAA